The genomic window GGAATTGAAACCAGATTTAGCAGGATTATTGCTTTCAGCTATTATTTCAGATACAGTACTATTTAAATCTCCAACCACTACAGAACTTGATAAAGAAATGGCTAAAAAGCTAGCTGAGATAGCTGGGATAGAAGATATTGAGAAATTTGGTTTAGAAATATTGAAAGCAAAATCTTCTGTAAGTAAGCTTTCTGCTAATGAAATAATAAATATGGACTTTAAAGATTATGAATTTAATGGAAAGAAAGTGGGTGTGGGGCAAGTAGAAGTTATTGATATAAGTGAAATAGAAGATAAAAAAGAGGAAATATATAAACTATTGAAAGAAAAATTAGAAAAAGAGGGTTATGATCTAATTGTTTTCATGATTACAGATATTATGAAAGAAGGCTCTGAAATGTTAATTATTGGAAATAAAGAGATGTTTGAAAAAGCATTTAATATAAAATTAGATGGAGATAGTATATTTTTAGAAGGAGTCATGTCAAGAAAAAAACAAGTTATTCCTCCATTGGAAAGAGCTTATAAGGGATAAGATGGACTATTCTTTTATAAAACCTATTTTTAGAGAAAAAATAATAGATATAGATAAAGGATCTTTAAAAACTAAAAGAAAATTTGCTTTCTTATTAGAAAAGGGTGATGTTTTATTAGAAAAGAGAGAATTTTATGCAAATGATGAAGTTGAAGTTGTTGATAACTATCAAATAACAGACTCTAATAGACCAAAAGAGAAAATTAAACTATATATTATAGAGGATATTATAAAGGAGTGATATTTATGGATATTGAAGGAAAATGTTGTACAATACATACATTTGGTGGAATAATTTTTGGTTATTTAGCAAACTACATTTATCTTATGGGATTAGGAATTTTCAGTGGAATAGTTACACTGTTATTTCTATTTTTTGGTGCTGTCATATTTGGCCATATAACAGCTAAAATTTTTGGAGAAAAATGTTTAAATCAAAAACAGTGGTTTAGTTGTGGATTGTTGCCCTTTTACTTAGTAGCTATAATAGTTTGGATTCTAAAATACAACAATATTATTTAATTTTCTCTAATAATAACTTTTTCAAAATCTATTTTTGTTGGATATTTTCCTGTTAAGCAAGCTAAACATAAATCTTTTCTACCAATAGCTTTTATTAATCCTTCTAATGATATATAGCCAACAGAATCTGCTCCAATTATTTTAGCTATCTCCTCTTCACTCTTATCAACAGCTATCAATTCAGATTTTCTACTCATGTCAATTCCATAATAACATGGGGAGATTATCTTAGGTGATCCTATCCTAAAATGTACTTCCTTAGCTCCTGCTTTTCTAACTATTTCAATTATTCTTTTTGATGTAGTCCCTCTAACTATACTATCATCTACAAGCACAATACTCTTATCTTTTAAAACACTCTTTACTGGGCTAAGCTTTAATCTTACTGCTAATTCTCTTTCATTCTGTGAAGGAAGGATGAATGATCTACCCACATATCTATTTTTTATCAGCCCTTCATAATATGGAATCTTAGACTCTTCAGCATAACCTAAAGCAAATGTAATTCCTGAATCTGGTACTGGGGAGACAATATCTGCAGATGCAGGTTTTTCTCTTGCTAAAGTTTTTCCTATTTTCTTTCTAACTTTGTAGACACTTATACCATCAATAGTAGAGTCTGGTCGAGAGAAATAAACATATTCAAACATGCATGTTGTTGCTCCTCTATATATAATAGGAACATTTATATCAAAATAGTCATTAAAATCACTTTCTTTAAATTTATAGCTGTTTATTTCACCATCTTTTATTTCTAAAATTTCACCAGGTTTTATATCTCTTATAAAATCTGCATCTAATGTAGTTAATGCACAGTCTTCAGAAGAAATATAAATAAAATCCTCATCTCTCCCTAAACAAAGTGGTTTAAACCCATAAGGATCTCTAGCAGCAATTAATGAGTCATTAAACATGATTAATAAAGAGTATGAGCCTACTAGCATATCTAATGTGTTTTTTACAGCCTCTATTTTATCATCAGTCTTTATTAACTCTCTAACAAGTAGTTGAGCTATAACTTCAGAATCTGTGGAAGAAATAAAAATATGTCCTCTCTTTTCAAGTTCTTTCCTTAACTCTTCAGAATTAACTATATCCCCATTATGGGCTATAGCTATATATCCAAATGAGCTCTTGACTATAAATGGTTGACAATTCTCCACTCTCTTACCACCTGTTGTAGAGTACCTAACATGCCCTATACCCATAAAACCAATGAGATTTTGTAAAATCTTATTATTGAATACTTCAGCAACTAGCCCAAGATCTTTGTGATAATAAATATTTTTTCCATCTGTTGTAGCAATTCCTGCTCCCTCCTGTCCCCTATGTTGTAGTGCAAATAACCCATAATATAACCTTTTAGCAACATTCTTTTCATCAGAATAGGCCCCAAATATACCACACATTAACTACCACCTTCAGACTTTAGCAAGGTCTTTATGCATAAGGTAACAGATGGATATAGAAACTACTAAGGATGAATATATAATCATCCACATAATTACAACTTGTATCTTTGCAGCATATAGAGGATCAGCTCCTGCTAATATTAACCCTACCATAGCCCCAGGTATAAAAATTATCCCTACAGACTTTGTTCTGTTTATTTGTGGTATTAAAGCTATTCTTATAGCAGTTCTAATAAATGGCTTTAAGGCTATTATCTCTCTAGCTCCTAAAGCTATATATCCTAAAAAAACTTCTTTTTCTGTTTTTACTTTATCTATTAATGTTTCTAATGTTTGATGAGCTGTATTCATGGAGTTTCCTATAACCATTCCTGCTAATGGAATTATTTGAGAAGGTGTTAAAGACACTGTTTTCGAGATTATAAGGAAAAATAAAACTGTTGTAGTTGTCAAAATATATGATAAAAAAAGTGATAAGAATAGCTTACTTTTATTTTTTATTTTTACCTCTTTACTGACTAAATATGAAGCTGCAGATATCATTAAAGTAAGTAGTAAAAAGGAGAAGAGTATACCCAATGAGAATATAATCTTCAAAGTTAGCCCTAAAATAATTAGTTGAATTAAAGCTAAGATAGAAACTAAAATTATCTCCTTTTCCAAACCTATTTTTTCAATATATGATATAATAGCAGATATGACTATAAATAAAAAGTTATATAACATTTGATCACCAGTTTAATTTATTATGTGGGAAATAACATTTAATGGGATAACATACAATTGTATGAGATGTGCATACTGCTGTTCCTGTAAAGGTTGGAGGATATATTTAAATTATTTTGACCTTATAAAACTTAAAGATTACAATTATGCTATTGAAAGATGTGAAGGGTTTTTTAACTATAGGTTGAAAGTTAATGAAAAAGGTTGTATATTATTAAAAGATAATTTATGTAGAGTTCATATAGAAAAAGGTTTAGAATACAAACCATTGATGTGCTTAATCTTTCCATTCAGTTGCATGGTTAAGTGGGATGGAACTCCTTTATTAATAATAAAACATTATTGTAATGGAATTAAAAAAGGTAAAATTGACAAAAAAATTGTAAAAAAGGCCATTGAATATATAAAAGAGCTTTATTTTGATAAATTTGATAATTTCTTAAAAGAAAATATGGAATATAGTAGTAAAACATATTTTGATGAGAAGAATAGAATAACTTGGGAATATAGGGAAGAGTTGGGGAGATATTTATTTAACTCGAAGAACTTTGATGAGTTAGGGGAGAAGATCAAAGAGATATTTAACATTGATATAAATTTAAAAAGACATCATGATGAAGAGGAGATAATAAGATATCTATTAGAGCTAAATAGAAGAGAACATTTTAGAAAGCTAACTTTTAAAGATGAGGTTAATATATTACTAAAAATAGCAAATTATTTAACAAAGTTTAAAAATGTTTTAGAAGGGGAAAAAGAGATAGATAAAATGTTATTTATCTACCAAAAGCTCTATCTATAATAATCTCAACTAATCTATCATCAGCCCCTATGGGCTCCCTATATATTATTTCAACATCTTCTGGAATTTCAACATGTTCATGATCATGATGGTGATGATGGCTATCATTCTCATCTAATTCTTTCAATCCTAATAAGTGTGGAATATCTTTTAATGTATGTGTCCCATGGGCTAAAAAGACTGGGACTACTATTATCCTTTTAGCACCCATTTCTATAACCTTTTTTAATGCTTGTGGAATGGTGGGTTCATTAAATTCCATCATCCCTATCTCCACTATTGGAAATAAATTCCTCTCCCTAATTTTTTCAGCTATCTTTTCCATAAGCTCTTTGCTGTATGGGTACCTACTTCCATGCCCTACTAATATTAAAGCCTCCAACAACATCACCTTATTAATATTTTTCCAAATAGATTTCATAAAAATTATTATATATATCTTACCATTATATGGTAGCACTGTGATAATATGAGAGTTATTGGTGTCATAGGTTATAAGAACTCTGGTAAGACTAAGCTTATAGAAGATATTATAAGCAACTGGGATAAAAAAATAGCTGTGATAAAACATACAATAGATGATATTGATTTAAAGGGTAAAGATAGTTATAGATTTAGAGATGCTGGAGCAAAAATATCTATTATATCTTCTGATAAAGAAACAGTTTTTTTCTTAAATAAATTAAATTTAGATGAAATTTTAGGAATTTTGATGGGATATGATATTGATTTTGTTATAATAGAAGGTTTTAAAGATGAGTTAAAAAAACTTAATATTCCAAAAATAGTTTTATTAAAAAATGGTGATGATAAGTTAATAGATGAACAAACAGCTTATGTTATTAAAGGAGATTATAATATTGATGAAGTAATAAAAATTATTGAAGAAAAGGCTATAATTCCTTCAATGAATTTGAACTGTGGTCACTGTGGATATAATTGTGAAACTTTTGTTAAAGCTCTATGTAAAAATGAAGTAAAATGGGATCAATGTGTTTTATCAAATGGAATAAAAATTATTGTAGATAATAAAATTATTCCTACTGTTCCATTTGTATCAAAGATTATTGGTAGAAGTTTAATAGCTATGTTAGAGTGTTTGAAAGGTGTTAATAAGCCAAAACATGTAAAAATTATTATTGATACAAAAAAATTAAAAAATATTTAGATTTATAAATAATAGTAAAAAAGTTTAAATACCAAAATTTTATTATTTAGTTTAAAACCTCTTTAACATTAGGGGTCCAATAATGCCAGAGATTTGCCCAAAATGTGGACTACCAAAAGAGTTATGTGTTTGTGAGGAAATAGCAAAAGAAGAACAAAAAATTAAGATATCTGTAGCAAAGAGAAGATATGGAAAGTTAATGACCATTATTGAAGGTTTTGATACAAGTGTTATAAATCTAAAAGATCTTGCCAAAAAATTAAAAGATATGTGTGCCTGTGGAGGGACAGTTAAAGGAAACACAATAGAGTTACAAGGAGATCACAGAAAGAAAGTTGCTGAAATCCTTGTTAAAATGGGATTTTCAAAGGACTCTATTGAAATTAGGTAATTTCTTTTCTCTCACTAAATAATAAAATTGGGGACGTGGATGCCCTCTACGGGCACACCCCGTCCCCGTGATAAAATGAACCCGAAAGACATTTTAAGACATGAGCTTATTGGTTTAAAAGTTGAAATTGTACATGCCAAAAATAAATCTATGATAGGAATTAAAGGAAAAGTTGTTGATGAGACAAGAAAGACTTTAATAATTGAAAAAGATTCTGGGAAAGAAGTAGTAATTCCAAAAGATATTGCCATATTTTTATTTCATTTGGACAACTGTAAGGTTAAAGTTGATGGAAGATTATTAATTGGAAGACCTGAGGAAAGATTAAAGAAAAAAATAAAAATTCTCTATCCATACTAAGAGCTTTTTTAACCGTTAAAGTTATATATGCTAATTTTTATTTATTAAGCCACAAACTATAGAGGGGATAATATGGCAAGGAATATAGGGATAAAAGTTAAAGCTCCAGAAGTAGAGTGTAATGATGAAAACTGTCCATTTCATGGAACTCTACCAGTAAGAGGGCAGAGTTTTGTAGGAGTAGTTGTCAGTGACAAGATGCAAAAAACTGTTGTAGTTAAAAGAGAATATTTACACTACCTAAAAAAATATGAAAGATATGAAAAAAGAAGTTCCAAACTTCATGCCCATAACCCACCATGTATAAATGCTAAGGTTGGAGATATTGTTAGAATTATGGAATGTAGGCCTATAAGTAAGACAAAATCATTTGTAGTTGTTGAAAAGCTAGGGAATATTAAAGATATTAAGGGTGAAGAATAATGAAAGCTATTGCCTCAAAACCTGTCAGAGGGTTGCCTGTTGGAGCTAGATGTGTATGTGCTGATAATACAGGAGCTAAAGAAGTAGAAATAATAGCTGTTAGGGGATACAAAGGAGTTATGAGAAGATTGCCATCAGCAGGAGTAGGAGATATGGTTATAGTTACAGTAAAAAAAGGAACTCCAGAAATGAGAAAGCAAGTATTACCAGCTGTTATTATAAGACAAAGAAAAGAAATTAGAAGACCTGATGGAACAAGAGTTAAGTTCTTTGATAATGCTGTAGTTATTGTAACTCCTGATGGAAATCCAAAAGGATCAGATATAAAAGGACCTGTAGCAAAAGAAGCTGCTGAAAGATGGCCAGGGATAGCAAGAATTGCTAAAATAATTATCTAAGGTGATTAATATGGCTTTTACAAAATCAAAACAGCCAAGAAAACAAAGAAAAGCTTTATTTAATGCTCCATTGCATTTAAGAAGGAAAGTTATGAGTGCTATGTTATCAAAAGAGTTAAAAGAAAAGTATGGAAAAAATGCATTGCCTGTTAGAAAAGGAGATGTTGTTAGAATAATGAGAGGGGATTATAAAGGACTTGAAGGAGAAGTTGTTA from Methanocaldococcus villosus KIN24-T80 includes these protein-coding regions:
- the rplX gene encoding 50S ribosomal protein L24; this translates as MAFTKSKQPRKQRKALFNAPLHLRRKVMSAMLSKELKEKYGKNALPVRKGDVVRIMRGDYKGLEGEVVKVDLKRYRIFVEGATLKKQNGTEVYYPIHPSNVMIVKLYDKDERRFKHIKKE
- a CDS encoding YkgJ family cysteine cluster protein, with the translated sequence MRCAYCCSCKGWRIYLNYFDLIKLKDYNYAIERCEGFFNYRLKVNEKGCILLKDNLCRVHIEKGLEYKPLMCLIFPFSCMVKWDGTPLLIIKHYCNGIKKGKIDKKIVKKAIEYIKELYFDKFDNFLKENMEYSSKTYFDEKNRITWEYREELGRYLFNSKNFDELGEKIKEIFNIDINLKRHHDEEEIIRYLLELNRREHFRKLTFKDEVNILLKIANYLTKFKNVLEGEKEIDKMLFIYQKLYL
- a CDS encoding 50S ribosomal protein L14 — protein: MKAIASKPVRGLPVGARCVCADNTGAKEVEIIAVRGYKGVMRRLPSAGVGDMVIVTVKKGTPEMRKQVLPAVIIRQRKEIRRPDGTRVKFFDNAVVIVTPDGNPKGSDIKGPVAKEAAERWPGIARIAKIII
- the purF gene encoding amidophosphoribosyltransferase, producing the protein MCGIFGAYSDEKNVAKRLYYGLFALQHRGQEGAGIATTDGKNIYYHKDLGLVAEVFNNKILQNLIGFMGIGHVRYSTTGGKRVENCQPFIVKSSFGYIAIAHNGDIVNSEELRKELEKRGHIFISSTDSEVIAQLLVRELIKTDDKIEAVKNTLDMLVGSYSLLIMFNDSLIAARDPYGFKPLCLGRDEDFIYISSEDCALTTLDADFIRDIKPGEILEIKDGEINSYKFKESDFNDYFDINVPIIYRGATTCMFEYVYFSRPDSTIDGISVYKVRKKIGKTLAREKPASADIVSPVPDSGITFALGYAEESKIPYYEGLIKNRYVGRSFILPSQNERELAVRLKLSPVKSVLKDKSIVLVDDSIVRGTTSKRIIEIVRKAGAKEVHFRIGSPKIISPCYYGIDMSRKSELIAVDKSEEEIAKIIGADSVGYISLEGLIKAIGRKDLCLACLTGKYPTKIDFEKVIIREN
- a CDS encoding 30S ribosomal protein S17 translates to MARNIGIKVKAPEVECNDENCPFHGTLPVRGQSFVGVVVSDKMQKTVVVKREYLHYLKKYERYEKRSSKLHAHNPPCINAKVGDIVRIMECRPISKTKSFVVVEKLGNIKDIKGEE
- the rnp1 gene encoding ribonuclease P protein component 1 translates to MNPKDILRHELIGLKVEIVHAKNKSMIGIKGKVVDETRKTLIIEKDSGKEVVIPKDIAIFLFHLDNCKVKVDGRLLIGRPEERLKKKIKILYPY
- a CDS encoding ABC transporter permease gives rise to the protein MLYNFLFIVISAIISYIEKIGLEKEIILVSILALIQLIILGLTLKIIFSLGILFSFLLLTLMISAASYLVSKEVKIKNKSKLFLSLFLSYILTTTTVLFFLIISKTVSLTPSQIIPLAGMVIGNSMNTAHQTLETLIDKVKTEKEVFLGYIALGAREIIALKPFIRTAIRIALIPQINRTKSVGIIFIPGAMVGLILAGADPLYAAKIQVVIMWMIIYSSLVVSISICYLMHKDLAKV
- a CDS encoding manganese-dependent inorganic pyrophosphatase, whose product is MRYVVGHKNPDTDSIASAIVLAYFLDCYPARLGNLNPETEFVLRKFGIMEPELIESAKGKELILVDHSEKSQSLDDLDEGKLLAIIDHHKVGLTTVEPILYYAKPVGSTATIIAELYFKKCLDLIGGKNKELKPDLAGLLLSAIISDTVLFKSPTTTELDKEMAKKLAEIAGIEDIEKFGLEILKAKSSVSKLSANEIINMDFKDYEFNGKKVGVGQVEVIDISEIEDKKEEIYKLLKEKLEKEGYDLIVFMITDIMKEGSEMLIIGNKEMFEKAFNIKLDGDSIFLEGVMSRKKQVIPPLERAYKG
- the mobB gene encoding molybdopterin-guanine dinucleotide biosynthesis protein B, which codes for MRVIGVIGYKNSGKTKLIEDIISNWDKKIAVIKHTIDDIDLKGKDSYRFRDAGAKISIISSDKETVFFLNKLNLDEILGILMGYDIDFVIIEGFKDELKKLNIPKIVLLKNGDDKLIDEQTAYVIKGDYNIDEVIKIIEEKAIIPSMNLNCGHCGYNCETFVKALCKNEVKWDQCVLSNGIKIIVDNKIIPTVPFVSKIIGRSLIAMLECLKGVNKPKHVKIIIDTKKLKNI
- the cfbA gene encoding sirohydrochlorin nickelochelatase, giving the protein MEALILVGHGSRYPYSKELMEKIAEKIRERNLFPIVEIGMMEFNEPTIPQALKKVIEMGAKRIIVVPVFLAHGTHTLKDIPHLLGLKELDENDSHHHHHDHEHVEIPEDVEIIYREPIGADDRLVEIIIDRAFGR
- a CDS encoding EMC6-like membrane protein encodes the protein MDIEGKCCTIHTFGGIIFGYLANYIYLMGLGIFSGIVTLLFLFFGAVIFGHITAKIFGEKCLNQKQWFSCGLLPFYLVAIIVWILKYNNII
- the yciH gene encoding stress response translation initiation inhibitor YciH, yielding MPEICPKCGLPKELCVCEEIAKEEQKIKISVAKRRYGKLMTIIEGFDTSVINLKDLAKKLKDMCACGGTVKGNTIELQGDHRKKVAEILVKMGFSKDSIEIR